From Deltaproteobacteria bacterium HGW-Deltaproteobacteria-18, the proteins below share one genomic window:
- a CDS encoding carbonate dehydratase, whose amino-acid sequence MDCFSGKLWHHLPSKEILEVFQVDPDKGLDTLQVKWRTDEFGPNSLTARRGKTKLERFLLQFHQPLVYILIAAGIITATLGEVVDSGVIVGVVLVNAIVGYIQEAKAAGALEALANSMITEAVVIRSGSTKRVAASELVPGDIVVLRSGDKVPADLRLFSIKDLRVDESALTGESVPVGKSTDLLPQDAVLGDRRNMAYASTLITYGQAMGVVVSTGDCTEIGRISTMVSEADDLATPLTRKITSFSHILLWAILGLAALTFLAGVLRGEKAADMFMAAVALAVGAIPEGLPAAVTVILAMGVSRMASRGAIIRKLPAVETLGGASVICSDKTGTLTENQMTVTAIFAGRSSHEVSGTGYRPEGKVEGFDDENQALRTTLLAGLLCNDTRIEYLENGEKVIGDPTEAALIVAAGKGGLDLETESKNLRRIDTLPFESEHQYMATLHDQGADTPRLAFFKGSVETVLDRAAMELQADGTLKPLDPEAIRNEVERFGIEGMRVLGIACKELPAEKSSLGHEDVSSDLIFLGLTAMIDPPRPEAIKAVQAFHRAGVNVKMITGDHAVTAAAIGVQLGLGIETCPGHPTCQVMSGSEMARMSDEELIAKAADTAVFARVAPDQKLRLVMALQSRGEVVAMTGDGVNDAPALKQADIGVAMGRGGTEAAKEASDMILTDDNFATIEAAVEEGRGVYDNLLKFIVWTLPTNVGEGLVILTAILLGVALPILPVQILWINMTTAGCLGLMLAFEPKEPGIMDRDPRDPRMPILDTELYIRILLVGGILLIAAFGLYEWELWTTGVQEQARTVAVNVFVMVEAFYLFNSRSFTRSPFALGLGTNPWVVAGFGIMVLLQLAFTYVPFMNVLFGSAPIGLLPWLKIIGVSILAFIVIEVEKWLRNRPARVEEA is encoded by the coding sequence ATGGATTGTTTCAGCGGAAAACTCTGGCACCACCTGCCTTCCAAGGAAATTCTGGAAGTTTTTCAGGTCGATCCGGACAAAGGACTGGACACGCTGCAGGTCAAGTGGCGGACGGACGAATTCGGACCCAACTCCCTGACCGCACGCCGGGGCAAAACCAAGCTCGAACGCTTCCTGCTCCAGTTTCACCAGCCACTGGTCTATATCCTCATCGCGGCCGGAATAATCACTGCGACCCTGGGTGAAGTGGTGGATTCGGGAGTCATCGTCGGTGTGGTCCTGGTCAATGCCATTGTCGGCTACATCCAGGAGGCCAAGGCGGCCGGAGCGTTGGAAGCGCTTGCAAATTCAATGATAACCGAAGCTGTGGTCATTCGTTCCGGCTCCACCAAGCGCGTGGCCGCATCCGAACTTGTCCCCGGAGATATCGTGGTCCTGCGCTCGGGCGACAAGGTTCCCGCCGACCTGCGCCTCTTTTCCATCAAGGATCTGCGCGTGGACGAATCGGCCCTGACCGGCGAATCCGTGCCCGTGGGCAAATCAACGGACCTCCTGCCGCAGGATGCTGTCCTCGGCGACCGCCGCAACATGGCCTACGCATCCACGCTCATCACCTACGGCCAGGCCATGGGCGTGGTCGTGAGCACCGGCGACTGCACTGAAATCGGCCGCATCTCGACCATGGTCTCCGAAGCCGATGACCTGGCCACTCCCCTGACCCGCAAGATCACAAGCTTCAGCCATATCCTGCTTTGGGCCATCCTGGGTCTGGCCGCCCTGACTTTCCTGGCGGGCGTCCTGCGCGGCGAAAAAGCCGCCGACATGTTCATGGCCGCCGTGGCCCTGGCCGTTGGTGCCATTCCCGAAGGCCTGCCTGCGGCCGTGACCGTCATCCTGGCCATGGGCGTCTCGCGCATGGCCTCGCGCGGCGCCATCATCCGCAAGCTCCCGGCCGTGGAAACCCTGGGCGGGGCTTCGGTCATCTGCTCGGACAAGACCGGCACCCTGACCGAAAACCAGATGACCGTCACCGCCATCTTCGCCGGACGCTCATCCCATGAAGTCAGCGGAACGGGCTACCGGCCCGAGGGCAAGGTCGAAGGCTTTGACGATGAGAACCAAGCCCTTCGTACCACGCTCCTGGCCGGCCTGCTCTGCAACGACACCCGCATCGAATATCTGGAGAACGGGGAAAAAGTCATCGGCGACCCCACTGAAGCGGCGCTCATCGTGGCCGCCGGCAAGGGCGGCCTCGACCTTGAAACGGAATCCAAAAACCTGCGCCGAATCGACACCCTGCCCTTCGAATCCGAACACCAATACATGGCCACCCTGCACGACCAGGGCGCGGACACGCCCCGCCTGGCCTTCTTCAAGGGCTCGGTTGAAACCGTGCTCGACCGGGCGGCCATGGAGCTTCAGGCCGACGGCACTCTCAAGCCCCTGGATCCTGAAGCCATTCGCAATGAAGTCGAACGCTTTGGCATCGAAGGCATGCGCGTGCTGGGCATCGCCTGCAAGGAACTGCCCGCAGAAAAGTCTTCGCTGGGTCACGAGGACGTGTCCTCCGACCTGATCTTCCTCGGCCTCACGGCCATGATCGACCCGCCGCGCCCCGAGGCCATCAAGGCCGTACAGGCCTTCCACCGCGCCGGGGTCAACGTGAAGATGATCACCGGCGACCACGCGGTCACCGCAGCGGCCATCGGCGTTCAACTGGGCCTTGGCATAGAGACCTGCCCCGGCCACCCGACCTGCCAGGTCATGAGCGGTTCGGAAATGGCCCGCATGTCCGATGAAGAGTTGATCGCCAAGGCCGCCGACACCGCCGTCTTCGCCCGCGTCGCGCCGGATCAGAAGCTGCGCCTGGTAATGGCCCTGCAAAGCCGGGGCGAGGTCGTGGCCATGACCGGCGACGGCGTCAACGACGCACCGGCCCTGAAGCAGGCCGACATCGGCGTGGCCATGGGCAGAGGCGGCACCGAGGCGGCCAAGGAAGCCTCGGACATGATCCTGACCGACGACAACTTCGCCACCATCGAAGCGGCCGTGGAAGAAGGACGGGGCGTGTATGACAACCTGCTTAAATTCATCGTCTGGACCCTGCCGACCAACGTCGGTGAAGGCTTGGTCATCCTCACCGCCATCCTGCTCGGAGTGGCCCTGCCAATCCTGCCGGTGCAGATCCTGTGGATCAACATGACCACGGCCGGATGCCTCGGCCTCATGCTCGCCTTCGAGCCCAAGGAGCCGGGCATCATGGACCGCGACCCGCGCGACCCGCGCATGCCCATTCTGGATACGGAGTTATACATCCGCATCCTGCTCGTGGGCGGGATTCTGCTCATCGCCGCCTTCGGCCTCTACGAATGGGAGCTGTGGACCACCGGCGTGCAGGAACAGGCACGCACCGTGGCCGTCAACGTCTTCGTCATGGTCGAGGCCTTCTACCTCTTCAACAGCCGCTCCTTCACCCGTTCCCCCTTTGCCCTGGGCCTGGGGACAAACCCGTGGGTAGTCGCCGGATTCGGGATCATGGTGCTCCTGCAGCTCGCCTTCACCTACGTCCCGTTCATGAACGTCCTGTTCGGCAGTGCACCCATCGGTCTGTTGCCCTGGCTCAAGATCATCGGGGTATCGATCCTGGCCTTTATCGTCATCGAGGTCGAAAAATGGCTCCGCAACCGCCCCGCACGGGTCGAAGAAGCATAA
- a CDS encoding transcriptional regulator translates to MLSELFSSKTRIQLLLKLFLNPDVSCYLRELATEFAVSPNAVKEELDSLTEAGYLEKKKQGRSLFFRANTKHPIFPELHSIVKKSLGIDRVVEDVRRDLGDVHAVYILDDYALGKDSGLIDLLIVGEVKADRLGEYVRLTEGKIRRKLRVMVIGVDEFKVSKQIFLQRPYWKVV, encoded by the coding sequence ATGCTTTCGGAACTGTTCTCATCCAAAACACGCATTCAATTGCTGCTCAAACTTTTTCTCAACCCTGACGTGTCCTGCTATCTCAGGGAGTTGGCAACGGAGTTCGCCGTATCCCCCAACGCCGTCAAGGAAGAACTCGATAGCCTGACCGAAGCCGGCTATCTGGAAAAGAAAAAACAGGGCCGCTCCCTTTTCTTCCGCGCCAACACCAAGCACCCCATTTTTCCCGAACTGCACTCTATCGTCAAAAAGAGCCTGGGCATCGACCGCGTGGTCGAAGACGTCCGCCGGGATCTTGGCGACGTACACGCGGTCTACATCCTCGACGACTACGCCCTGGGCAAGGACTCCGGGCTCATCGACCTTTTGATCGTCGGCGAGGTCAAGGCGGACAGGCTGGGCGAGTATGTGCGCTTGACCGAAGGCAAGATCCGGAGAAAGTTGCGGGTGATGGTGATAGGGGTGGATGAATTCAAGGTCTCGAAACAGATTTTTTTGCAGCGGCCGTATTGGAAGGTGGTTTAG
- a CDS encoding peptidase U32: MELKKKIEILAPAGDIDSFLAAIAAGADAIYCGLKNFSARMEAENFSLTELAALTELAHAKGVRVHVAMNNLLKTPELDQAGRLIHRLQTQVGPDALIVQDLGLPALARQAGFKGELHLSTLANGGTIAGLPQILALGVDRLVLPRELSVDEIKAVAARCPEELGLEVFVHGALCYAVSGRCYWSSYLGGKSGLRGRCVQPCRRQYQQKSQKTSFFSCDDLSLDVLVRPLGGVDKVDSWKIEGRKKGPHYVYYTVTAYRMLRDAGDDPAQRKAALGLLEMALGRPSSHYNFLGHRPSNPIADREQTASGHMVGKVQGGFKAAYVSPREPLKGGDLLRIGYEDQAGHQTVKIRRDIPKGGRLELAKGQGRPAPQGAPVFLVDRRERELQALITDLKKDLVFDRPTKESTFSPILPRAIKRKGKAQEMDVWRSLPARLGNRSEQAVWLTPGVERNISRNIFGRIWWWLPPVIWPGEEKAWTECLDNMTRLGARQFVLNAPWQMGLFGKPERQTFWAGPMCNTANPLALAELSRMGFAGAFVSPELDRQGFLELPALSPLPLGILVKGIHPLCVSRIRSENLREREPFQSPKGEQFWSRTYGGLVWTFPNWEIDLSEKWAELEKAGYTLLTRLHEPVPDKVSVKERQGLWNWDLKML, translated from the coding sequence ATGGAACTCAAGAAAAAAATCGAAATTCTCGCACCGGCCGGTGACATTGACAGCTTTCTGGCCGCCATCGCAGCCGGCGCTGACGCCATCTATTGCGGCCTGAAAAACTTTTCCGCACGCATGGAGGCGGAGAATTTTTCCCTGACCGAGCTCGCGGCCCTGACCGAGTTGGCTCATGCCAAGGGCGTTCGCGTGCACGTGGCCATGAACAATCTGCTCAAAACTCCGGAGCTGGATCAGGCCGGGCGTCTCATTCATCGGTTGCAGACGCAGGTAGGGCCGGACGCGCTCATCGTGCAGGATCTTGGCCTGCCCGCCCTGGCCCGGCAGGCCGGGTTCAAGGGCGAACTGCACCTTTCCACCCTGGCCAACGGCGGGACCATCGCCGGATTGCCGCAAATCCTGGCGCTGGGCGTGGATCGGCTGGTGCTCCCCCGAGAGCTGTCCGTCGATGAGATCAAGGCCGTCGCCGCCCGCTGTCCCGAGGAGTTGGGGCTTGAGGTGTTCGTGCATGGAGCGCTGTGCTATGCCGTCTCGGGCCGGTGTTACTGGTCGAGTTATCTGGGCGGCAAAAGCGGCCTGCGCGGCCGCTGCGTGCAGCCCTGCCGGCGTCAGTACCAGCAGAAGAGCCAGAAGACCTCGTTTTTCTCCTGTGACGACCTGTCCCTGGACGTGCTGGTGCGGCCTTTGGGCGGTGTGGACAAGGTGGACTCCTGGAAGATCGAGGGGCGCAAGAAGGGTCCGCATTACGTCTATTACACGGTGACGGCCTACCGCATGCTGCGTGACGCGGGCGACGACCCGGCCCAGCGCAAGGCGGCGCTCGGGCTTTTGGAAATGGCGCTGGGGCGGCCTTCCTCGCACTACAATTTTCTTGGACATAGGCCCAGCAACCCCATCGCCGACCGGGAGCAGACAGCTTCGGGCCACATGGTCGGCAAGGTCCAGGGCGGATTCAAGGCCGCCTACGTCTCGCCGCGCGAACCGCTCAAAGGCGGAGATCTGCTGCGCATCGGTTACGAGGATCAGGCCGGACATCAGACCGTCAAAATCCGGCGTGACATCCCCAAGGGCGGTCGCCTGGAACTGGCCAAGGGGCAGGGGCGTCCCGCTCCCCAGGGTGCTCCGGTCTTTCTGGTGGACCGTCGGGAGCGGGAGCTGCAAGCCTTGATCACGGATCTGAAAAAAGATCTGGTTTTCGACCGGCCGACCAAAGAATCCACCTTTTCCCCGATCCTGCCCAGAGCCATAAAGCGCAAGGGCAAGGCGCAGGAAATGGATGTATGGCGCAGCCTGCCGGCACGTCTGGGCAATCGGAGCGAGCAGGCCGTTTGGCTCACTCCGGGAGTGGAGCGGAACATATCCCGCAACATTTTCGGCCGCATCTGGTGGTGGCTTCCGCCCGTGATCTGGCCTGGGGAAGAAAAGGCCTGGACCGAGTGCCTGGACAACATGACCCGCCTCGGAGCCCGGCAGTTCGTGCTGAACGCGCCCTGGCAGATGGGGCTTTTCGGCAAGCCCGAGCGTCAGACCTTCTGGGCCGGACCCATGTGCAACACGGCCAACCCATTGGCCCTGGCGGAGCTTTCCCGCATGGGTTTTGCAGGGGCCTTTGTCAGTCCGGAGCTGGATCGTCAGGGCTTCCTGGAGTTGCCCGCGCTCTCGCCGTTGCCGCTGGGCATTCTGGTCAAGGGCATCCATCCCCTGTGCGTCTCGCGCATCCGTTCGGAAAATTTGCGCGAACGAGAGCCATTCCAGAGCCCCAAGGGAGAGCAGTTCTGGTCAAGAACCTACGGCGGGCTGGTCTGGACCTTCCCCAACTGGGAAATCGACCTGAGTGAAAAATGGGCGGAGCTGGAAAAGGCTGGGTACACCCTCCTGACCCGTCTGCACGAACCAGTGCCCGATAAGGTCTCGGTCAAGGAACGCCAGGGCCTCTGGAACTGGGATTTGAAAATGCTGTAG
- a CDS encoding GDP-fucose synthetase, translated as MNKTDKILVAGAAGMVGSAMVCALLAQGFENILGTTHSKVPDFGLRAAGRVRLESLDLMDQVAVRAFFEKERPGHVFLAAARVGGIQANNTFPADFIHANLIIQTNVIHSAYLAGVQHLLFLGSSCIYPRECPQPIRESYLLTGPLEPTNRPYAVAKIAGIEMCWAYNRQYGTRYLAVMPTNLYGPGDNYDLQTSHVLPALIRKAHEAKVRGDRRFTVWGTGTPRRELLYSDDLADACVFLVGEAGNTKTLFSDNEPPLINIGCGEDVTIAELAGMVAEVVGFDGEIVFDEGKPDGTPQKLLDVTRISGMGWRPGVTLPEGIGLAYKNYVDNLT; from the coding sequence ATGAACAAAACAGACAAAATCCTCGTGGCCGGAGCGGCCGGCATGGTCGGAAGCGCCATGGTGTGTGCCCTTCTGGCCCAGGGATTCGAAAACATCCTTGGCACCACCCACAGCAAGGTGCCGGATTTTGGTCTCAGGGCAGCGGGCCGAGTTCGTCTGGAATCCTTGGACCTCATGGATCAGGTCGCAGTGCGCGCATTCTTCGAAAAAGAACGACCAGGCCACGTCTTCCTGGCCGCAGCCAGGGTCGGTGGCATCCAGGCCAACAATACGTTCCCTGCAGACTTCATCCACGCCAACCTGATCATCCAGACGAACGTCATTCACAGCGCCTACCTGGCCGGGGTGCAACACCTCCTTTTCCTGGGCTCAAGCTGCATCTATCCCCGTGAATGCCCGCAGCCCATCCGCGAATCCTATCTCTTGACCGGCCCTCTGGAGCCCACCAACCGCCCCTACGCGGTGGCCAAGATCGCGGGAATCGAAATGTGTTGGGCCTACAACCGCCAGTACGGCACGCGGTACCTTGCGGTCATGCCAACCAACCTCTACGGCCCCGGCGATAACTACGACCTGCAAACCAGCCATGTCTTGCCCGCCCTGATCCGCAAGGCGCATGAAGCCAAGGTGCGTGGAGACAGACGTTTTACAGTCTGGGGAACGGGAACGCCGCGTCGCGAATTGCTGTACAGTGACGATTTAGCAGATGCCTGCGTGTTTCTGGTGGGCGAGGCCGGGAATACCAAAACGCTTTTCAGCGACAACGAACCACCCTTGATCAACATCGGCTGCGGCGAGGACGTGACCATCGCCGAACTCGCGGGCATGGTGGCGGAGGTTGTGGGTTTTGATGGTGAGATTGTGTTTGATGAGGGTAAGCCGGATGGGACGCCGCAGAAGCTACTTGATGTGACGCGGATAAGCGGCATGGGGTGGAGGCCGGGCGTCACTTTGCCGGAGGGGATTGGCTTGGCGTACAAAAATTATGTTGATAATTTGACTTAG
- a CDS encoding oxidoreductase, protein MFSTILDRKIRVAVVGCGRISGKHFEAIARHGQDLELVAVCDRDREVLARMEEEHGVQGFDRLDALLADSDADMVCICTPSGLHPSQVIRCAKAGKHVVTEKPMATRWADGVAMVRACDDARVRFFVVKQNRRNTTLQMVKRAIDEKRFGRVYMAHLNVFWARPQAYYDQAKWRGTWELDGGAFMNQASHYVDLLEWLIGPIADVQAMTGTLARDIEVEDTGVMNVRWRNGALGSMAVTMLTYPKNYEGSLTILGEKGTVRVGGVAVNAIETWDFAEPCEYDDQIRQASYETTSVYGFGHPLYYKNVIDTMRGVAEPETDGREGLKSLEVIIAAYLSARDGKTVSLPLEY, encoded by the coding sequence ATGTTTTCAACAATCCTAGATCGCAAGATAAGAGTGGCTGTCGTGGGCTGTGGCCGGATTTCCGGCAAGCATTTTGAAGCCATTGCCCGGCATGGCCAGGACCTCGAACTGGTGGCCGTGTGCGACCGGGATCGGGAAGTGCTGGCCCGCATGGAAGAGGAGCATGGTGTCCAGGGATTTGATCGCCTTGATGCGCTGCTTGCAGATTCCGACGCCGACATGGTCTGCATCTGTACCCCAAGCGGCTTGCATCCGTCCCAGGTCATACGCTGCGCCAAGGCCGGCAAGCATGTCGTGACCGAAAAGCCCATGGCTACGCGCTGGGCCGACGGGGTGGCCATGGTGCGGGCTTGCGACGACGCCCGAGTCCGCTTCTTCGTGGTCAAGCAGAACCGCCGCAACACGACGCTACAGATGGTTAAGCGCGCCATTGACGAGAAGCGGTTCGGGCGCGTCTACATGGCCCATCTGAACGTGTTCTGGGCCAGGCCGCAGGCTTATTACGACCAGGCCAAATGGCGCGGAACCTGGGAACTGGATGGCGGTGCGTTCATGAATCAGGCAAGCCATTACGTGGATCTTCTGGAATGGCTCATCGGTCCCATCGCCGACGTGCAGGCCATGACCGGGACACTTGCGCGCGACATCGAGGTCGAGGACACCGGGGTCATGAACGTACGCTGGCGCAATGGAGCCTTGGGGTCTATGGCCGTGACCATGCTGACCTACCCCAAGAATTACGAAGGATCCCTGACAATTCTGGGTGAAAAGGGTACAGTGCGGGTCGGCGGCGTGGCCGTGAACGCAATCGAGACCTGGGATTTCGCCGAGCCTTGTGAGTACGATGATCAGATCAGACAGGCCAGTTACGAGACGACCTCGGTTTACGGTTTCGGGCATCCCCTCTATTACAAGAACGTCATCGACACCATGCGGGGCGTTGCCGAGCCCGAAACCGATGGCCGGGAAGGGTTGAAGAGCCTTGAAGTTATCATTGCGGCTTATCTTTCGGCCCGTGACGGTAAGACCGTATCCCTTCCGCTGGAGTACTGA
- a CDS encoding RNA pseudouridine synthase: MPGFDVIAQERGFFVVHKDPGLDFHDCDGQPGLCSLVRDRLGERIFPVHRLDKATSGLLLLARSRAWAGILAGLFRERAVQKYYIALSDLAPRKKQGLIQGDMIRSRRGSWKLARTMERPARTRFLSWAVRPGLRLFVLKPMTGRTHQLRVAMKSLGAPVLGDVLYHPIVPQWPDRMYLHAHTLRFFLDGKIYSYACPPGSGAMFLEETTVSVLEALGPLDGLAWPQGAGNSGK; this comes from the coding sequence ATGCCGGGATTTGACGTGATCGCCCAAGAGCGCGGTTTTTTTGTCGTGCACAAGGATCCGGGGCTTGATTTCCATGATTGCGACGGCCAGCCGGGGCTGTGCAGCCTGGTCCGGGACCGGTTGGGGGAGAGGATCTTTCCGGTCCACCGCCTGGACAAGGCCACCTCCGGGTTGCTGCTCCTGGCCAGGAGTCGGGCGTGGGCCGGGATTCTGGCCGGGCTGTTCCGCGAGCGGGCTGTGCAGAAATACTATATCGCCCTGTCGGACCTTGCCCCGCGCAAGAAGCAGGGCCTGATCCAGGGCGACATGATCCGCTCGCGGCGGGGCAGCTGGAAGCTGGCCCGGACCATGGAGCGTCCGGCACGGACGCGGTTTTTGAGCTGGGCCGTGCGTCCTGGCCTGCGTCTTTTTGTTTTGAAGCCCATGACCGGACGCACGCACCAGCTGCGCGTGGCCATGAAGAGCCTGGGCGCGCCTGTTCTGGGCGACGTCCTCTACCATCCCATTGTCCCTCAGTGGCCGGATCGCATGTACTTGCATGCCCATACCCTGCGGTTTTTCCTGGACGGAAAGATTTACTCCTACGCCTGTCCGCCCGGAAGCGGAGCCATGTTTCTGGAGGAGACGACCGTAAGCGTCCTTGAGGCCCTGGGCCCGCTGGACGGGCTGGCATGGCCGCAGGGAGCGGGAAATTCCGGGAAGTAG
- the gmd gene encoding GDP-mannose 4,6-dehydratase: MQNCDAPRPASLKKALITGITGQDGAYLAEFLLAKGYEVHGIKRRASLFNTDRVDHLYQDPHEQGRRFFLHYGDLTDASNLIRIIQEVRPDEIYNLAAQSHVQVSFETPEYTANVDGLGTLRMLEAIRILGLEKTTRFYQASTSELYGLVQEVPQTEKTPFYPRSPYACAKLYAYWITVNYREAYGMYACNGILFNHESPLRGETFVTRKITRAMVRIYLGLQDCLYLGNLNALRDWGHAKDYVEMQWLMLQQDSPDDYVIATGEQHSVRDFVQAAARELGMTIEFSGEGVDEKGINPANGKIVVAVDPRYFRPTEVETLLGDPSKGKEKLGWKPRITFRELVAEMVRADLEDAKKEELCVRAGFCVNTPQE, from the coding sequence ATGCAGAATTGTGACGCACCGCGACCAGCCTCCTTGAAAAAAGCCCTCATCACCGGCATCACCGGTCAGGATGGAGCTTATCTGGCCGAGTTTCTGCTGGCCAAGGGATATGAGGTACATGGCATCAAGCGCAGGGCGTCGCTCTTCAACACGGATCGCGTCGATCACCTCTACCAGGACCCTCACGAGCAGGGCCGCAGGTTTTTTCTGCACTACGGCGATCTGACCGATGCTTCGAACCTGATCCGCATCATCCAGGAGGTCCGGCCCGACGAGATCTACAACCTCGCCGCCCAGTCCCACGTTCAGGTATCCTTTGAAACGCCGGAATACACGGCTAACGTGGACGGTCTGGGCACACTGCGCATGCTGGAGGCCATCCGAATCCTGGGGCTGGAGAAAACGACGCGGTTTTATCAGGCTTCGACATCCGAGTTGTACGGCCTGGTGCAGGAAGTCCCCCAGACCGAGAAGACGCCTTTCTATCCGCGCTCTCCCTACGCCTGCGCCAAGCTCTACGCCTACTGGATCACGGTCAACTACCGCGAAGCGTACGGCATGTATGCCTGCAACGGCATCCTCTTCAACCACGAGTCGCCCCTGCGCGGTGAGACCTTCGTCACCCGCAAGATCACCCGCGCCATGGTCAGGATTTACCTAGGCCTGCAGGACTGCCTGTATCTGGGCAACCTGAACGCCCTGCGTGACTGGGGCCATGCCAAGGACTACGTGGAGATGCAGTGGCTCATGCTGCAGCAGGACTCTCCGGACGATTACGTCATCGCCACCGGCGAGCAGCACTCGGTGCGCGACTTCGTGCAGGCCGCAGCCAGGGAGCTGGGCATGACCATCGAATTTTCAGGCGAAGGAGTGGACGAGAAGGGCATCAACCCCGCCAACGGCAAGATCGTGGTAGCCGTAGATCCGCGCTATTTCCGCCCCACCGAGGTGGAAACCCTGCTTGGCGATCCGTCCAAGGGGAAAGAGAAGCTCGGCTGGAAGCCGAGGATCACTTTCCGGGAACTGGTCGCCGAAATGGTGCGCGCGGACCTGGAAGACGCGAAAAAGGAAGAGCTGTGCGTGCGGGCGGGGTTTTGCGTCAATACGCCGCAGGAGTGA
- a CDS encoding methylenetetrahydrofolate--tRNA-(uracil(54)-C(5))-methyltransferase (FADH(2)-oxidizing) TrmFO: MSNTYAIIGAGLAGCEAAWQLAEAGGNVVLYEMKPNRFSPAHQSEGLAELVCSNSFRSAEPETGIGLLKLEMAELGSLVMDVAKGVEVPAGKALAVDRDLFSREMTRRIAAHPRITLVRREITSLAELDAEGYAALIVTAGPLASDALSSDLARIVGQDSLAFYDAIAPIVLTESVDMNVAFWASRYAPEDKDYLNCPMSEEEYLAFVRALVAGEKVAPREFEKEIHFEGCLPIEVMAERGEMTLAFGPLKPVGLIDPRTGRQPHAVVQLRAENREKTAMNMVGFQTKLKYGEQKRIFATIPGLENAEFLRMGSIHRNTYVLAPEVLTPTLELRARPGTYLAGQISGVEGYLESAATGLWLGLFLAGRRELPPVETAMGALLGHLRTPAKHFQPSNVHFGLMPALNRKAPKKKRKELYAQRAREAWKRWIDGDGE; encoded by the coding sequence ATGAGCAATACCTACGCAATCATCGGAGCCGGGCTGGCCGGATGCGAAGCCGCCTGGCAACTGGCCGAGGCCGGAGGCAACGTCGTCCTCTATGAGATGAAGCCCAACCGCTTCTCCCCCGCGCATCAGAGCGAGGGTTTGGCCGAACTGGTCTGCTCCAACTCCTTTCGCTCGGCGGAGCCTGAAACCGGCATCGGCCTTTTGAAACTCGAAATGGCCGAGCTTGGCAGTCTGGTCATGGATGTTGCCAAAGGGGTTGAAGTGCCTGCCGGAAAAGCGTTGGCCGTGGACCGGGACCTCTTCTCCCGCGAAATGACCAGGCGCATCGCGGCGCACCCGCGCATCACCCTGGTGCGCCGCGAAATCACAAGCCTGGCGGAACTCGACGCCGAGGGGTACGCAGCCCTGATCGTCACCGCCGGCCCCCTGGCCAGCGACGCCCTGTCCTCGGACCTGGCACGCATCGTCGGCCAGGATTCACTGGCCTTTTACGACGCCATCGCCCCCATCGTGCTCACGGAATCCGTGGACATGAACGTGGCCTTCTGGGCCTCGCGCTACGCCCCCGAAGACAAGGATTACCTCAATTGCCCCATGAGCGAGGAAGAATATCTGGCCTTCGTGCGCGCCCTGGTGGCCGGAGAAAAGGTTGCTCCAAGGGAGTTCGAGAAGGAGATCCACTTCGAGGGCTGCCTGCCCATCGAAGTCATGGCCGAGCGCGGGGAAATGACCCTGGCTTTTGGCCCGTTAAAACCCGTGGGCCTCATCGATCCGCGCACCGGCAGACAGCCTCATGCCGTGGTGCAGCTGCGCGCCGAAAACCGGGAAAAGACAGCCATGAACATGGTCGGCTTCCAGACCAAACTCAAATACGGCGAGCAGAAACGCATCTTCGCAACGATCCCCGGCCTTGAAAACGCCGAATTCCTGCGCATGGGCAGCATCCATCGCAACACCTACGTGCTGGCCCCGGAAGTCCTGACCCCGACCCTTGAACTGCGGGCCAGACCGGGCACATATCTGGCCGGTCAGATCAGCGGCGTGGAAGGATACCTGGAATCCGCCGCCACGGGTCTGTGGCTGGGGCTTTTCCTGGCAGGCAGGCGGGAGCTTCCCCCGGTGGAGACGGCCATGGGCGCGCTGCTCGGGCACCTGCGCACCCCGGCCAAGCATTTCCAGCCTTCCAACGTCCACTTCGGACTCATGCCTG